The Sphingobacterium bambusae genome includes a window with the following:
- a CDS encoding phenylacetate--CoA ligase family protein codes for MMEQKLVMERQTAKEIKAYQEELLRRQLHYLQEKSPYYSRLFAKHGIDVHAISTIEDLSVIPTTSKDDIQQHNEEFFCVERSEIVDYCSTSGTLGRPVSFGLTEADLERLAYNEMRSFETIGIKKGDLVQLMTTMDRRFMAGLAYFLGLRKMGAAILRVGSGVPQMQWDAILQYKPRFLIAVPSFLLKMIEYAEQHGIDYRNSGVETVLCIGESLRDQQFQDSLLTSRIREKWPIRLHSTYASTEMGAAFTECAFFQGGHVHEDLIITEVLDELEQPVADGQSGELVITTLGVQGVPLLRFKTGDIVRRHSEPCACGRHTYRIGPVEGRKQHMVKYKGTTLYPPAMHDLLAGFANIEHHVIEIFDNDIGTDEIVVYISAKEQSEEMLAEVKDHFRAKLRVSPRIEWRSTEELQKIIFNPLSRKPITFIDKRASTG; via the coding sequence ATGATGGAACAAAAATTGGTAATGGAGAGACAGACCGCGAAAGAGATCAAAGCATATCAAGAAGAGCTTTTACGTCGTCAGTTACACTACCTACAGGAAAAGTCACCGTATTATAGTCGATTGTTCGCTAAACATGGCATTGATGTGCATGCCATTTCTACTATCGAGGACTTGTCTGTAATCCCCACAACGAGTAAGGACGATATTCAACAACATAACGAAGAGTTTTTCTGTGTAGAACGTTCTGAAATTGTAGATTACTGTTCTACGTCGGGCACCTTAGGTAGGCCGGTATCCTTTGGTCTTACGGAGGCTGACTTGGAACGTTTAGCATACAATGAGATGCGTTCCTTCGAAACCATCGGCATAAAAAAAGGCGATCTTGTGCAGCTGATGACCACGATGGACCGTCGTTTTATGGCGGGACTAGCTTATTTTCTAGGCTTACGAAAAATGGGAGCTGCTATCCTGCGTGTCGGATCTGGTGTGCCGCAGATGCAATGGGATGCTATATTGCAATATAAACCGCGCTTTTTAATTGCGGTGCCTTCATTTTTGTTAAAGATGATTGAATATGCCGAGCAACATGGGATAGACTACCGCAACTCGGGCGTGGAGACGGTACTTTGTATCGGAGAGTCACTTCGCGATCAGCAATTTCAGGATTCGTTGTTGACCTCGCGTATCAGGGAGAAATGGCCTATTCGGCTGCATTCTACGTATGCGTCAACGGAAATGGGAGCTGCCTTTACCGAATGTGCCTTCTTTCAAGGGGGGCATGTGCATGAGGATCTCATCATTACAGAAGTGTTGGATGAGCTCGAACAGCCCGTTGCCGACGGGCAAAGTGGAGAACTTGTGATTACCACACTTGGCGTGCAGGGTGTTCCTTTGTTGCGCTTTAAGACGGGAGATATTGTTCGGCGTCACAGTGAGCCTTGCGCCTGCGGTCGACATACCTACCGCATAGGTCCAGTAGAGGGACGCAAGCAACATATGGTGAAATACAAGGGGACAACATTGTATCCGCCGGCGATGCACGATCTGCTGGCAGGATTTGCGAATATTGAACATCACGTCATCGAGATATTTGATAACGATATCGGAACAGATGAAATTGTAGTTTATATAAGTGCCAAGGAGCAGTCGGAAGAAATGTTAGCTGAAGTAAAGGATCATTTCCGAGCAAAGCTGCGCGTTAGCCCTCGTATAGAATGGAGGTCCACGGAAGAGCTGCAAAAGATTATCTTCAACCCATTAAGCAGAAAGCCCATCACCTTTATCGATAAGCGCGCTTCTACGGGTTAG
- a CDS encoding phytoene desaturase family protein: MSPDSSKYDVVIVGSGLGGLVTAVTLAKEGMRVCVLEKNNQFGGNLQTFARHKKLFDTGVHYIGGLGKGQNLYQYFSYLGIMQQLDVERMPTVFDRITFGDQEAVFPIAQGYSAFVDYLLPYFPKERKALQQYVEDLDYVCHAFPLYYVEDGDGYKTEVLHRSVKAYFADLTADEKLRAVLVGNNFLYAGEDDKTPFYVHALALNSYLLGAYRCPRGGSQISKALIKELRRLGGVAFKREEVRSVTMEAGKIAQVGTSSGKQFVADLFVMNIDPKRALKLVGREYFRKPFFDRVQQLPVTTSACSVHVVLKPNSIPYEASNLYYHDSIASVWGAARYSLEDWPSMFMLSMTADPQNPGYADTLTLLSYMHFEEVAPWGDTHNTVVKPGSRGEEYSCFKADRAHLLLEKATKFIPGLGEATMHVHVSTPLSYRDYIGMHEGNLYGHVKDVEDPLKTFISPKTKVENLFLTGHGIYMHGILGVTVGAIATCAEIVGKPTLLEKIKAAQDND; this comes from the coding sequence ATGAGCCCTGATTCCAGCAAATATGATGTAGTAATCGTTGGTAGCGGTCTTGGGGGGCTCGTTACTGCCGTCACATTGGCCAAAGAAGGCATGCGGGTATGTGTACTCGAAAAAAACAACCAATTTGGTGGTAACTTGCAGACTTTTGCGCGTCACAAAAAGCTCTTCGACACCGGTGTGCATTATATCGGCGGATTGGGGAAAGGGCAGAACCTGTATCAGTATTTTTCCTATTTGGGCATCATGCAGCAATTGGATGTGGAGCGCATGCCCACGGTGTTCGATCGTATCACCTTTGGCGATCAAGAAGCTGTTTTTCCTATTGCACAGGGATACTCTGCATTTGTCGATTATTTATTGCCCTATTTTCCAAAAGAACGAAAGGCGCTGCAACAATATGTAGAAGATCTCGACTATGTTTGCCATGCCTTTCCGCTGTATTATGTAGAAGATGGCGATGGGTATAAAACGGAAGTCTTGCACCGCAGTGTAAAAGCATATTTCGCTGATTTGACAGCAGATGAGAAGTTGCGCGCGGTATTGGTAGGCAATAATTTTCTGTATGCAGGCGAAGACGATAAGACTCCGTTTTATGTGCATGCGTTGGCGCTGAATTCATATTTGCTGGGTGCTTATCGCTGTCCGCGTGGAGGAAGTCAGATCAGTAAAGCGTTGATTAAGGAATTACGAAGACTTGGGGGAGTGGCATTCAAGCGTGAAGAAGTACGATCGGTGACTATGGAGGCTGGAAAAATAGCACAGGTCGGTACAAGTAGTGGGAAGCAATTTGTTGCGGACTTGTTTGTCATGAATATTGATCCCAAGCGCGCGCTGAAGTTGGTCGGTCGTGAATACTTCAGGAAGCCGTTCTTCGATCGTGTGCAACAGCTGCCCGTGACGACATCGGCTTGTAGTGTACACGTTGTGCTTAAGCCCAATAGTATTCCTTACGAAGCGAGCAATCTGTATTATCACGATAGTATAGCATCTGTATGGGGCGCCGCTCGGTATTCGCTCGAAGATTGGCCTAGTATGTTTATGCTATCGATGACTGCCGATCCACAAAACCCGGGCTATGCAGATACGCTGACGCTGCTCAGCTATATGCATTTTGAGGAAGTTGCACCTTGGGGAGATACACACAATACCGTGGTAAAGCCGGGATCAAGAGGCGAGGAGTATAGTTGCTTTAAAGCCGATAGAGCCCATTTACTTTTGGAAAAAGCAACGAAGTTCATTCCCGGATTAGGCGAAGCGACGATGCATGTCCATGTTTCGACACCATTATCGTACCGGGATTACATTGGTATGCATGAAGGAAATTTATACGGCCACGTAAAAGACGTCGAAGACCCACTGAAAACGTTTATATCACCAAAAACGAAAGTGGAAAACCTGTTTTTAACGGGACATGGAATCTATATGCACGGTATTTTGGGCGTGACGGTAGGCGCTATTGCAACCTGTGCGGAAATTGTTGGCAAGCCAACGCTTTTGGAAAAGATTAAGGCTGCTCAGGATAACGATTAA